From one Luteolibacter sp. SL250 genomic stretch:
- the mrdA gene encoding penicillin-binding protein 2, translating to MEPHYRVRIYLLTALILFGFGSLLTRLHSFQIERKEHFQAQVPGSRIVTVREPGIRGNITDRNGVELARNLRNYEVSFNLDEIYRAYRRQHDDAPSIDRITNESGLQRKKTEKDIAKVVNDWTVGRLKELGLDKSYNESALRVHYRTHGGLVPFTYRADLTYEEFAKFAEHNLELPGVTIRTKPQREYPYGALASHVIGFVKQWEKKDITDAEKREFNHYVGDERGEMGIEGTMDKHLRGISAKTQVVMDEKGAIISSFPESNPRAGSNVQLTLDARIQLLAENVLRENIGRGAAVVMDVNTGEVLAMASVPDYDLNSFVPSITAKQFAAYNANPFKPFTNRCLSGFAPGSTFKLPTAISGAMKGLATNSFSCSPGYIKFGNHSVGCWLYNQRKGNHGTLGLSKAIQQSCNPYFNKMANAVTPRGMAEGFTLVGFGQKTGIELPNEEPGLIPGNKEWKARNPNATVTPVENAFLSIGQGYAMATPLQLCAMVSCIANGGKYYSPRIVKRVVADDGEIVVNDTPKLKVDITEAGVKPSDLDLIRKGMWMAVNEAGGTAGKVKIPNIEVAAKTGTAQTIDRGKKSHNAWVVSFAPFDKPKYAVCVLVQNGGSGGAVAGPLANMIYQGIFGQENEGIRLRLFPQTEFAGNDKRYEAEDMILPENFLSTIQATPADDGESGDEADTTAPESVSSSAKPTAPKPTITEEAEAEGLIPRAKPVRGRRR from the coding sequence ATGGAACCCCATTACCGCGTCAGAATCTATCTGCTCACCGCCCTCATCCTGTTCGGGTTCGGGTCGCTGCTGACCCGCCTGCACAGTTTCCAGATCGAGCGCAAGGAACACTTCCAGGCGCAGGTCCCCGGCAGCCGCATCGTCACCGTGCGGGAACCCGGCATCCGCGGCAACATCACCGACCGCAACGGCGTCGAGCTGGCGCGCAATCTCCGCAACTACGAGGTCTCCTTCAACCTGGATGAAATCTACCGCGCCTACCGCCGCCAGCACGATGATGCCCCGAGCATCGACCGCATCACCAACGAGAGCGGCCTCCAGCGGAAGAAGACCGAGAAGGACATCGCCAAGGTGGTCAACGATTGGACCGTCGGCCGGCTGAAGGAACTGGGGCTGGACAAGAGCTACAACGAAAGCGCGCTGCGGGTGCACTACCGCACTCATGGCGGGCTGGTGCCGTTCACCTACCGGGCGGACCTCACCTATGAGGAGTTCGCCAAATTCGCCGAGCACAACCTCGAACTGCCCGGCGTGACCATCCGCACGAAACCGCAGCGGGAGTATCCGTATGGAGCGCTCGCCTCCCACGTCATCGGCTTCGTGAAGCAGTGGGAGAAGAAGGACATCACCGACGCGGAGAAACGGGAATTCAACCACTACGTCGGAGACGAACGCGGCGAGATGGGCATCGAGGGGACCATGGACAAGCACCTCCGCGGCATCAGCGCGAAGACCCAGGTCGTGATGGATGAAAAAGGCGCCATCATCAGTTCCTTCCCCGAAAGCAACCCGCGGGCCGGTTCCAACGTGCAGCTCACGCTGGACGCACGGATCCAGTTGCTGGCGGAAAATGTCCTGCGTGAGAACATCGGCCGGGGCGCCGCGGTCGTGATGGACGTGAACACCGGCGAGGTGCTGGCAATGGCGTCCGTGCCGGACTATGACCTGAATTCCTTCGTCCCCAGCATCACCGCGAAACAGTTCGCCGCGTACAATGCGAACCCGTTCAAGCCGTTCACCAATCGTTGCCTTTCCGGCTTCGCCCCCGGCTCCACCTTCAAGCTGCCGACGGCCATCTCCGGAGCGATGAAGGGGCTGGCCACGAATTCCTTCAGTTGCAGTCCCGGTTATATCAAATTCGGCAACCACTCCGTGGGGTGCTGGCTTTACAACCAGAGAAAGGGCAACCACGGCACACTCGGCTTGAGCAAGGCGATCCAGCAATCCTGCAACCCGTATTTCAACAAGATGGCGAATGCGGTCACACCGAGGGGGATGGCCGAAGGCTTCACCTTGGTCGGTTTCGGCCAGAAAACCGGCATCGAACTGCCGAACGAGGAACCCGGCCTCATCCCTGGCAACAAGGAATGGAAAGCCCGCAATCCGAACGCCACCGTAACGCCGGTCGAGAACGCTTTCCTTTCCATCGGCCAGGGCTACGCGATGGCCACTCCCCTCCAGCTATGTGCGATGGTTTCCTGCATCGCCAACGGAGGGAAATATTACAGTCCGCGCATCGTGAAAAGGGTGGTGGCTGATGACGGTGAAATCGTCGTCAACGACACGCCGAAGCTCAAAGTGGATATCACCGAAGCGGGTGTGAAACCATCCGACCTGGATCTGATCCGGAAAGGCATGTGGATGGCTGTCAATGAAGCCGGCGGCACCGCCGGAAAGGTCAAGATCCCCAACATCGAGGTTGCCGCGAAAACCGGCACGGCCCAGACGATCGACCGGGGCAAGAAATCCCACAACGCTTGGGTCGTCAGTTTCGCACCGTTCGACAAGCCGAAGTATGCCGTGTGTGTGCTGGTGCAGAATGGGGGGTCCGGTGGCGCCGTGGCAGGTCCGCTCGCCAATATGATCTACCAAGGCATTTTCGGACAGGAGAATGAGGGCATCAGGCTCCGCCTCTTCCCGCAAACGGAGTTCGCGGGCAACGACAAGCGCTATGAAGCCGAGGATATGATACTCCCCGAAAATTTCCTCTCCACCATCCAGGCAACCCCAGCAGACGATGGCGAAAGCGGCGACGAGGCCGACACCACCGCTCCGGAATCCGTTTCATCAAGCGCCAAACCCACCGCGCCGAAGCCGACCATCACGGAAGAAGCTGAAGCCGAAGGCCTCATCCCCCGCGCGAAACCAGTCCGCGGCCGCCGCAGGTGA
- the mreC gene encoding rod shape-determining protein MreC, with amino-acid sequence MKPLNLIALLLFLGGAMWALTRSERAVREIQSVYFSAMSPFLSVGSKTEVNARNFMEEVRHSKELQTELDAVNGKLGRLRVIESRFRELENENAQFRHALQFKQATKFDVVAARVIRNQPNTWGQTVEIDAGTERDIGIQLAVLSNEGLVGKIDRVDKGRSSVLLLTDEKCQVSAKVEGSPEIGILSGPRGGMSEGEPRLRLRFLSKEALVKPGQRVFTTGRGGIFQANILLGTIEHVEKGALDSEAIVRPSVDFADLSTVFVVLSGDP; translated from the coding sequence ATGAAACCACTCAACCTCATCGCACTCCTGCTCTTCCTCGGAGGGGCCATGTGGGCGCTTACCCGCAGCGAGCGGGCCGTCCGGGAAATCCAGTCGGTCTATTTCTCCGCCATGTCCCCTTTCCTGAGCGTGGGGTCCAAGACGGAGGTCAACGCGCGGAATTTCATGGAAGAGGTGCGGCACTCGAAGGAGCTGCAAACCGAGCTTGATGCCGTGAATGGCAAGCTTGGCCGGCTGCGCGTCATCGAGTCCCGCTTCCGGGAGCTGGAAAATGAAAACGCCCAGTTCCGCCACGCGCTCCAGTTCAAGCAGGCGACCAAGTTCGACGTGGTGGCCGCACGGGTCATCCGCAACCAGCCGAACACCTGGGGCCAGACCGTGGAGATCGACGCCGGGACGGAACGCGACATCGGCATCCAACTCGCGGTCCTCTCCAATGAAGGCCTCGTCGGCAAGATCGACCGGGTGGACAAAGGCCGTTCGTCGGTCCTGCTGCTGACGGATGAGAAGTGCCAGGTTTCCGCGAAGGTCGAAGGTTCACCGGAGATCGGCATCCTCAGCGGCCCCCGCGGAGGCATGAGCGAAGGCGAGCCCCGCCTGCGCCTGAGATTCTTGTCCAAGGAAGCGCTCGTGAAACCCGGGCAGAGAGTATTCACCACCGGCCGGGGAGGCATTTTCCAGGCCAACATCCTTTTAGGAACCATTGAGCACGTCGAGAAAGGCGCGCTGGATTCCGAAGCTATCGTCCGTCCCTCGGTTGACTTCGCGGATCTCAGCACGGTCTTTGTCGTGCTCTCGGGAGATCCCTGA
- a CDS encoding rod shape-determining protein, whose translation MFKKLFGNIFSNDIGIDLGTANTLINVKDHGIVLREPSVVAVKSGTNEVLAVGDDAKRMLGRTPGNIVAIRPLKDGVIADFEVTEAMLRHFIRKVNKNKRSTPRVLIAIPSGITEVERRAVRESAEQAGAREVYLIEEPMAAAIGVGLPVQEASGNMIVDIGGGTTEVALISLSGIVYARSVRTAGDELDEAIIQYMKRAYNLMIGERTAEDIKIRLGSAAPLPKELTMEVKGRDLVAGLPKTITITSQEIREAMSDPLNTIVDAVRTTLERCPPELAADLVDRGIVLAGGGALLKGLDRLLREETGLPVHIAEDPLSAVAEGTGKALQELALLKRVTNSDR comes from the coding sequence ATGTTCAAAAAGCTTTTCGGCAATATTTTTTCCAATGACATCGGCATCGATCTCGGCACGGCGAACACTCTGATCAACGTCAAGGATCACGGCATCGTGCTCCGCGAACCGTCCGTCGTGGCGGTGAAATCCGGCACCAACGAGGTGCTTGCGGTGGGTGACGATGCCAAACGCATGCTCGGCCGGACGCCCGGCAACATCGTGGCGATCCGTCCGTTGAAGGACGGCGTTATCGCTGACTTCGAAGTGACCGAGGCGATGCTCCGCCATTTCATCCGCAAGGTGAACAAGAACAAGCGTTCCACCCCGCGGGTCCTGATCGCCATCCCATCCGGCATCACGGAAGTGGAACGCCGCGCCGTCCGTGAGTCCGCCGAGCAGGCGGGCGCGCGCGAGGTGTATCTGATCGAGGAGCCGATGGCCGCCGCGATCGGTGTGGGCTTGCCGGTCCAGGAGGCTTCCGGCAACATGATCGTCGATATCGGCGGCGGAACCACGGAAGTGGCGCTTATTTCCCTTTCGGGCATCGTCTACGCCCGCTCCGTCCGCACTGCGGGTGATGAGCTGGATGAGGCGATCATCCAATACATGAAGCGGGCCTACAACCTGATGATCGGCGAGCGCACCGCCGAGGACATCAAGATCCGCCTGGGCTCCGCAGCCCCTCTTCCGAAAGAACTCACGATGGAAGTGAAAGGCCGCGACCTGGTGGCTGGCCTGCCGAAGACCATCACCATCACTTCCCAGGAGATCCGGGAAGCGATGTCCGACCCTCTCAACACCATCGTGGACGCCGTCCGCACCACGCTGGAGCGCTGCCCGCCGGAACTGGCGGCGGACCTCGTTGACCGGGGAATCGTCCTCGCTGGCGGTGGTGCCCTTCTCAAGGGACTCGACCGCCTGCTGCGTGAGGAAACCGGCCTGCCAGTCCACATTGCGGAGGATCCGCTCAGCGCGGTGGCGGAGGGAACCGGCAAGGCGCTGCAGGAGCTTGCGCTCCTGAAGCGGGTCACCAACTCGGACCGTTGA
- the purC gene encoding phosphoribosylaminoimidazolesuccinocarboxamide synthase has protein sequence MTPLYEGKAKRLWATENPHTLRMEFKNDATAFNGEKKAQFENKGRLNNAISTLIYGFLEKEGVPTHFVRQIDETNVEVKKVEILMVEVIVRNLAAGSFCKRTGIAEGKVFSRPIIEFSYKSDELGDPLINDDYIREMGLASPEDLAFLRTAALKVNSILIDFFAKAGLKLVDFKLEFGRLQEDPSVIVLADEISPDGCRLWDLKTGEKMDKDRFRRDLGGVMEAYEEVLGRLQKQA, from the coding sequence ATGACACCGCTTTACGAGGGGAAGGCCAAGCGCCTCTGGGCCACGGAGAATCCGCACACCCTGCGGATGGAGTTCAAGAACGACGCCACCGCCTTCAACGGCGAGAAGAAGGCACAGTTTGAAAACAAGGGCCGCCTCAACAACGCGATCAGCACCCTGATCTATGGATTCCTGGAAAAGGAAGGCGTGCCGACGCATTTCGTCCGCCAGATCGACGAAACGAACGTGGAGGTCAAAAAAGTCGAGATCCTCATGGTGGAGGTCATCGTCCGGAACCTCGCCGCCGGCAGCTTCTGCAAGCGCACCGGCATCGCCGAAGGAAAGGTTTTCTCACGGCCGATCATCGAGTTCTCCTACAAGAGCGATGAGCTGGGGGATCCGCTCATCAATGATGACTACATCCGTGAGATGGGACTGGCCTCTCCGGAAGATCTGGCCTTCCTGCGGACCGCCGCCCTGAAGGTGAACTCCATCCTCATCGACTTCTTCGCCAAGGCGGGGTTGAAGCTGGTGGACTTCAAACTTGAGTTCGGACGCCTGCAGGAAGATCCGTCGGTGATCGTACTGGCGGACGAGATCAGCCCGGACGGTTGCCGCCTTTGGGATCTCAAGACCGGGGAGAAGATGGACAAGGACCGCTTCCGCCGTGACCTCGGTGGAGTGATGGAGGCGTATGAGGAAGTCCTCGGCCGTCTTCAGAAGCAGGCCTGA
- a CDS encoding patatin-like phospholipase family protein, producing MFGAIVRFFKGEPNPGRQDRPLHDGAPLKLGLALSSGGARGLAHVGVLQVLEENGIEVHAIAGSSMGAYVGSLWAAGFSGTKLGELAAEMQDRRTLWRLADPIVPPVKGLFRGLKAKAHLERSLEDLKFEDLERELFVVTLDIDTKERVVISKGKISDAVHASCAMPGIIAPVLLDGRRCVDGGVVDPVPVGVLKKYSHVDRILAVSVIPTFQDVEEGVCRNEHEEPRSIFRRMMSGMNQHVNLMAPGNAIDTFRQSIRAAQIRIAHDSVKGADLCLRPQHFYAPWHDYSNFTRFIEAGRKVATDNLEAIRAMLHEDPQTHEDENHNMVGERVA from the coding sequence ATGTTTGGAGCCATTGTCAGATTTTTCAAAGGGGAACCGAACCCCGGGCGTCAGGATCGGCCACTGCATGACGGGGCCCCCCTGAAGCTGGGATTGGCGCTGTCTTCCGGCGGCGCGAGGGGGCTGGCGCATGTGGGGGTGCTGCAGGTACTGGAGGAAAACGGGATCGAGGTGCACGCCATCGCGGGATCCTCGATGGGAGCGTATGTGGGGTCCCTGTGGGCTGCGGGCTTTTCCGGCACAAAGCTGGGCGAGCTGGCGGCGGAAATGCAGGACCGCCGGACTCTGTGGCGGCTAGCCGATCCCATCGTGCCGCCGGTGAAGGGGCTTTTCCGCGGACTGAAGGCCAAGGCTCACTTGGAACGCTCGCTGGAGGATCTCAAATTCGAGGACCTGGAGCGCGAACTGTTCGTGGTCACGCTGGACATCGACACCAAGGAGCGCGTGGTGATCAGCAAGGGAAAGATCAGTGATGCGGTCCATGCATCCTGTGCGATGCCGGGCATCATCGCCCCGGTCTTGCTGGACGGCAGGAGGTGTGTGGACGGAGGGGTGGTCGATCCGGTGCCGGTGGGGGTTCTGAAAAAATATTCCCATGTGGACAGGATCCTCGCGGTTTCCGTCATTCCGACCTTCCAGGATGTGGAGGAAGGAGTCTGCAGGAATGAGCATGAGGAGCCGCGCTCGATCTTCCGGAGGATGATGAGTGGCATGAACCAGCACGTGAACCTCATGGCTCCGGGCAATGCCATCGACACATTCAGGCAGAGCATCCGGGCTGCGCAGATCCGCATCGCGCACGACTCCGTCAAGGGGGCCGACCTCTGTCTGCGGCCGCAGCATTTCTATGCCCCATGGCATGACTACTCGAATTTCACCCGCTTCATCGAAGCCGGGCGCAAGGTGGCGACGGACAATCTGGAGGCCATCCGTGCCATGCTGCATGAAGACCCTCAAACCCATGAAGACGAAAACCACAACATGGTGGGAGAACGCGTCGCATGA
- a CDS encoding AAA family ATPase, translating to MKVVAIANQKGGVGKTTTALNLSAALALRGQRVLLIDLDPQANCTSGLGIEPPEDSSMYSVLIGEKTVHDQILETGRENLWLVPSEMDLAGVEIELARSDDHLTRLRRILQALKPNDLFDYCILDTPPSLGVLMTSALAAADEIVIPLQCEWFGLEGLAKIVHVIDQIRSSDANPDIRLEGIIMTMYDGRTLLSRQVVEEVAKFFPEQMYKAVVPRTIRIGEAPSHGKTIFEHDPTGIGAQAYGAVGDEFLIRRAAVGPLLAKH from the coding sequence ATGAAAGTTGTCGCCATTGCCAATCAGAAGGGCGGCGTGGGTAAAACCACCACCGCCCTCAACCTCTCCGCCGCCCTCGCCCTCCGCGGCCAGCGCGTGCTCCTGATCGACCTCGATCCCCAGGCGAACTGCACCAGCGGTCTCGGCATCGAGCCTCCGGAGGACAGCAGCATGTACTCCGTGCTCATCGGAGAAAAGACCGTCCACGACCAGATTCTGGAAACCGGTCGGGAAAACCTGTGGCTCGTCCCCTCGGAAATGGACCTCGCCGGAGTCGAAATCGAGCTGGCCCGGAGCGACGACCACCTCACCCGCCTGCGCCGGATCCTCCAGGCGTTGAAGCCGAACGATCTTTTCGATTACTGCATCCTCGACACCCCGCCTTCCCTGGGCGTGCTCATGACTTCCGCGCTCGCGGCGGCGGATGAGATCGTCATCCCTCTCCAGTGCGAGTGGTTCGGCCTCGAGGGTCTGGCCAAAATCGTCCATGTCATCGATCAGATCCGCAGTTCCGACGCGAACCCGGACATCCGGCTCGAAGGCATCATCATGACCATGTACGACGGACGCACCTTGCTTTCCCGCCAGGTGGTGGAGGAAGTGGCGAAATTCTTCCCGGAACAGATGTATAAAGCAGTCGTTCCGCGAACCATCCGGATCGGCGAAGCTCCCAGCCACGGAAAAACGATCTTCGAACACGACCCGACCGGCATCGGAGCGCAGGCCTACGGAGCGGTCGGAGACGAGTTCCTGATCCGCCGTGCGGCGGTCGGACCACTGCTTGCGAAGCATTGA
- a CDS encoding DEAD/DEAH box helicase — MGGEITPADERLSLWLAGTGLKPAVNLQLNLDGALCESFLRAAIGHPRVAVRKTDTRITIQEPGPYPVGSPERVGESVHLTAGEDLAQVGEGWFRISESEVAPVGPAVSPAWLKQLLARLRRDRNVRIPLRDFLREIGQWQEWIGFSPVPWLDDIHFVPAGHVIEMKIDGTLQRLEATVDVRYGASPAVSLGLGEVDALPKLEGDRCHVRDWSSEKLAASQLVAFGFESIDSSGWILRGEDAIIRFLSKGLPEVEVAWKITESDRFKLTRKQVAVIEPKIKILGSGDDWLRFDFSFQSNDGRSFSAADIRQLLVSKRGNGSQKIVISDDAANMIEPLFAELEIRQEANGFTASKRAGEVIRKLCEKLHNSKSISGFNEIKDSAAFPAIKASLREYQTQGASWLIDRVSNYGGALLADDMGLGKTIQAIACIERLIQQSEGPVVIVATASLLGNWQTELRKFAPHLPVRLLHGTGREAEQRAVKSGEVLLTTYGTLPRDLAWYLKQKFAAVVVDEASLMRNPDTDHAKAISRLNSDARIALTGTPVENGVRDLWSIFRFIQPDWLGKREDFKQRYELAADDPKVLERLRLKISPFMLRRTKEEVAPELPSKIFIEEYCDLTTDQQGVYRELLAEGRRRVEEMEDTKNSGAARMRMLTVLLRLRQASCDLALFENEKFKRLSVPRRSAKLQRLLELVSEAISGNHRVLVFSQFQKQLREIENSLNEAGISSLRLDGQTRNRQELVDRFQSPDGPPVFLISLKAGGYGLNLTAADTVIHFDPWWNPAAEAQATDRAHRIGQSRPVTIYRLIARGTVEEKVVSLQNKKRRLAVAIDEAGGGDAAGWSEAELMGLLEG; from the coding sequence ATGGGCGGGGAAATCACCCCGGCGGACGAGCGGCTTTCCTTATGGCTGGCCGGGACGGGATTGAAGCCCGCCGTCAATCTCCAGCTCAATCTGGATGGCGCCCTCTGTGAATCCTTTCTCCGCGCGGCCATCGGACACCCCCGGGTCGCCGTGCGGAAAACGGACACCCGGATCACCATTCAGGAGCCGGGACCCTATCCTGTCGGGTCACCGGAGAGGGTGGGCGAGTCCGTCCACCTGACGGCGGGCGAAGATCTCGCCCAGGTGGGCGAGGGGTGGTTCCGGATTTCCGAAAGTGAAGTCGCGCCGGTGGGGCCGGCTGTCTCTCCGGCTTGGTTGAAACAACTGTTGGCGCGCCTTCGGAGGGATCGGAACGTCCGCATCCCTCTCAGGGATTTCCTCCGCGAGATCGGGCAGTGGCAGGAGTGGATCGGGTTCTCGCCAGTTCCGTGGTTGGACGACATCCATTTCGTTCCTGCCGGGCATGTGATCGAAATGAAGATCGACGGCACGCTCCAACGATTGGAGGCGACGGTCGATGTCCGCTATGGGGCCTCTCCTGCCGTTTCCTTGGGGCTTGGCGAAGTGGATGCATTGCCAAAGTTGGAAGGGGACCGATGCCATGTGCGGGACTGGTCGTCCGAGAAGCTGGCCGCCAGCCAACTCGTTGCATTTGGATTTGAATCGATCGATTCAAGCGGCTGGATCCTGAGAGGGGAGGATGCCATCATCCGCTTTCTCTCGAAAGGTCTCCCGGAGGTTGAGGTGGCGTGGAAGATTACGGAAAGCGATCGCTTCAAACTAACGAGAAAGCAGGTCGCCGTCATCGAGCCGAAGATCAAGATTCTCGGCTCCGGGGATGACTGGCTGAGATTCGATTTTTCGTTTCAATCAAATGATGGGCGATCCTTTTCAGCAGCGGATATCCGCCAACTGCTCGTTTCAAAGCGCGGAAATGGATCGCAGAAAATCGTCATTTCAGACGATGCTGCAAACATGATTGAGCCTCTGTTTGCCGAGCTGGAAATCCGCCAGGAAGCGAACGGATTCACCGCCTCCAAACGTGCCGGTGAAGTTATCCGGAAATTGTGTGAAAAATTACACAATTCGAAATCCATCAGCGGTTTTAATGAAATAAAAGATAGTGCTGCTTTCCCGGCCATCAAAGCTTCGTTGCGGGAGTATCAAACACAGGGCGCAAGCTGGCTGATTGATCGTGTTTCAAACTACGGCGGCGCGCTTCTGGCGGACGACATGGGCTTGGGGAAAACCATCCAAGCAATCGCTTGCATCGAACGATTGATCCAGCAATCCGAAGGGCCGGTGGTGATCGTCGCCACCGCCTCCTTGTTGGGCAACTGGCAAACCGAGCTGCGCAAGTTCGCTCCCCATCTCCCGGTCAGGCTGCTTCATGGAACGGGTCGGGAAGCTGAGCAGCGTGCCGTCAAATCCGGAGAGGTTTTGCTCACGACCTATGGGACATTACCGAGGGATCTCGCCTGGTATTTGAAACAAAAGTTCGCGGCCGTCGTCGTCGATGAGGCGAGCTTGATGAGAAACCCGGATACGGATCATGCGAAGGCGATCAGCCGGTTGAATTCGGATGCCCGGATCGCCCTGACGGGAACTCCGGTGGAGAACGGAGTGAGGGATCTTTGGTCCATCTTCCGTTTCATCCAGCCGGACTGGCTGGGCAAACGGGAGGATTTCAAACAGCGGTATGAACTCGCGGCGGATGATCCCAAGGTGCTTGAGCGCCTCCGTCTGAAGATCTCGCCATTCATGCTTCGCCGGACCAAGGAGGAGGTCGCACCCGAGCTGCCATCCAAGATCTTCATCGAGGAATACTGTGACCTCACCACTGACCAGCAGGGGGTGTATCGCGAACTGCTCGCCGAGGGGCGGCGGAGGGTGGAAGAGATGGAGGATACGAAGAACTCCGGCGCGGCCAGGATGCGGATGCTGACGGTCCTGCTTCGCCTCCGGCAGGCCAGCTGTGACCTCGCCCTGTTTGAAAATGAGAAATTCAAACGCTTGTCTGTCCCGCGACGCTCGGCGAAATTACAACGCTTGTTGGAACTGGTTTCTGAAGCGATTTCTGGAAATCATAGGGTTCTTGTATTCAGTCAATTTCAGAAGCAGTTACGGGAAATCGAGAACAGCCTGAATGAGGCCGGAATCTCCTCCCTGCGGCTCGATGGACAGACCAGAAACCGGCAGGAATTGGTGGATCGATTCCAGTCTCCGGACGGTCCGCCCGTGTTCCTGATCAGTCTCAAAGCCGGTGGCTATGGCCTCAACCTCACCGCGGCGGACACGGTTATCCATTTCGATCCATGGTGGAATCCCGCGGCGGAGGCCCAGGCGACCGACCGGGCGCACCGGATCGGCCAGTCCCGGCCGGTGACCATCTATCGTCTGATTGCCCGGGGGACGGTGGAGGAAAAAGTGGTGAGCCTCCAGAACAAGAAACGCCGGCTGGCGGTGGCCATCGACGAAGCGGGAGGCGGGGATGCGGCGGGGTGGAGCGAAGCGGAGTTGATGGGGCTGCTCGAGGGCTGA
- a CDS encoding AMP-binding protein: MKTKTTTWWENASHDEISHRQDAMLRRFLRERVVPFTAHYGQMFRELGLDAADVGGTGDLVKLPFTSKKDLGTPKDFVIIPDEKVLKLQWSTLKLAVTHGPGGANELLERELRPIFLTSTTGRSAAPVPFLYSQHDIERLTEGGVRLMTLCRSERPWRHINAFPFAPHLAFWQAHYAGTGFGTFMVSSGGGKTMGTEGNVKLIDKIDPDAIIAMPTFLYHLLQEGAANGSRWKNLKRLVLGGEKVPAGMRRKLKALCAEMGSPGVAIMSTYGFTEAKIAWTECMPPEGGAPSGFHTYPDMAFVEVIDPDTGERVPDGQPGEIVVTPLDARGTVVLRYRTGDLIENGITYEPCPYCGRTCPRLLGKISRVSDIRELDIGKLKGTLVDFNRLENLLDDMDGMGAWQIELRKRNDDPLESDQVIVHAVAMNGSAGSLKEEIAKRFRDATEFTPNEVLIHGWEEMRKLQGVGKELKEKKVVDHRPAEN; encoded by the coding sequence ATGAAGACGAAAACCACAACATGGTGGGAGAACGCGTCGCATGATGAGATCTCACACCGTCAGGATGCGATGCTCCGCCGCTTTCTCCGGGAGCGCGTGGTGCCATTCACCGCGCACTACGGACAAATGTTCCGCGAGCTGGGACTGGACGCCGCGGATGTCGGTGGCACCGGGGATCTGGTGAAGCTGCCGTTCACCTCGAAGAAGGATCTCGGGACACCGAAGGACTTTGTCATCATCCCGGATGAAAAGGTGCTGAAGCTCCAGTGGAGCACGCTGAAGCTCGCGGTCACCCATGGCCCGGGCGGTGCCAATGAGCTCCTGGAAAGGGAACTGCGCCCCATCTTCCTCACCAGCACGACCGGTCGCTCCGCCGCGCCGGTTCCGTTCCTTTACTCCCAGCATGACATCGAACGGCTCACGGAGGGCGGCGTCCGCCTGATGACGCTCTGCCGGTCGGAGCGGCCATGGCGGCACATCAATGCGTTCCCCTTCGCCCCCCATCTCGCGTTCTGGCAGGCTCACTATGCCGGCACAGGTTTCGGGACCTTCATGGTTTCGAGCGGCGGGGGGAAGACGATGGGCACGGAGGGGAACGTGAAGCTCATCGACAAGATTGATCCGGACGCGATCATCGCAATGCCGACTTTCCTCTACCACCTCCTCCAGGAAGGGGCTGCAAATGGTTCCCGCTGGAAGAACCTGAAGCGCCTCGTCCTTGGTGGGGAGAAGGTTCCTGCCGGCATGCGGAGGAAGCTGAAGGCCCTTTGCGCGGAGATGGGTTCCCCGGGGGTGGCGATCATGTCCACCTACGGATTCACCGAGGCGAAGATCGCCTGGACGGAGTGCATGCCTCCGGAAGGGGGGGCGCCCAGTGGATTCCACACCTACCCGGACATGGCCTTCGTCGAGGTGATCGATCCGGATACCGGGGAGCGCGTCCCGGACGGACAGCCGGGTGAGATCGTGGTGACTCCGTTGGATGCGCGTGGGACCGTGGTGCTTCGCTACCGCACCGGAGACCTGATCGAGAACGGCATCACCTATGAGCCATGTCCCTACTGCGGACGCACCTGTCCGAGGTTGCTTGGCAAAATATCGCGGGTGTCGGACATCCGAGAACTGGACATCGGCAAGCTCAAGGGAACGTTGGTCGATTTCAACCGCCTGGAGAACCTGTTGGATGACATGGATGGGATGGGTGCGTGGCAGATCGAGCTGAGGAAGCGAAACGACGACCCTCTTGAAAGCGATCAGGTCATCGTCCATGCCGTGGCGATGAACGGTTCCGCCGGTTCGTTGAAGGAGGAGATCGCGAAACGGTTCCGGGATGCGACGGAATTCACGCCCAATGAAGTGCTGATCCACGGCTGGGAGGAAATGAGGAAACTCCAGGGCGTGGGGAAGGAACTGAAGGAAAAGAAAGTGGTCGATCACCGGCCCGCTGAAAATTGA